A genomic region of Rhodanobacter sp. contains the following coding sequences:
- the ttcA gene encoding tRNA 2-thiocytidine(32) synthetase TtcA — protein MSALPESAATPAAEVERLATRLRHQVGKAITDFRMIEDGDKVMVCLSGGKDSYTLLDVLLQLQAKAPVRFELIAVNLDQKQPGFPEHVLPEYLSSRGVPFHIIEQDTYSTVTRVIPQGKTMCSLCSRLRRGSLYTWAAANGITKIALGHHRDDILATFFLNLFHQASLKAMPPKLRSDDGRHVVIRPLAYCRESEIADYAALREFPIIPCNLCGSQENLQRKQVRRMLDEWERDHPGRSETMFRALGNVAPSQLADRSLFDFEGLGAGGGEI, from the coding sequence ATGTCCGCGCTGCCCGAATCCGCCGCCACGCCTGCCGCCGAGGTCGAACGCCTCGCCACGCGCTTGCGCCACCAGGTCGGCAAGGCGATCACCGATTTCCGCATGATCGAGGACGGCGACAAGGTGATGGTGTGCCTGTCCGGCGGCAAGGATTCCTACACCCTGCTGGACGTGCTGCTGCAGCTGCAGGCCAAGGCGCCGGTGCGCTTCGAGCTGATCGCGGTAAACCTGGACCAGAAGCAGCCGGGTTTTCCGGAGCACGTGCTGCCGGAGTACCTGAGCTCGCGCGGCGTGCCGTTCCACATCATCGAGCAGGACACCTACAGCACGGTCACGCGGGTGATCCCGCAGGGCAAGACCATGTGCAGCCTGTGCTCGCGGCTGCGGCGCGGCTCGCTGTACACCTGGGCGGCAGCCAACGGCATCACCAAGATCGCGCTGGGCCACCACCGCGACGACATCCTCGCCACCTTCTTCCTCAACCTGTTCCACCAGGCCAGCCTGAAGGCGATGCCGCCCAAGCTGCGCTCGGACGACGGCCGCCACGTGGTGATCCGCCCGCTGGCGTACTGCCGCGAGAGCGAGATCGCCGACTACGCGGCCCTGCGCGAATTTCCCATCATCCCGTGCAACCTGTGCGGCTCGCAGGAGAACCTGCAGCGCAAGCAGGTGCGGCGCATGCTGGACGAATGGGAGCGCGACCACCCCGGCCGCAGCGAGACGATGTTCCGCGCGCTGGGCAACGTGGCGCCCTCGCAGCTGGCCGACCGCAGTCTGTTCGATTTCGAAGGCCTCGGGGCGGGCGGCGGCGAAATCTGA
- a CDS encoding aspartate/tyrosine/aromatic aminotransferase, with protein MSIFASVAMAPGDPILGLTETYNADPRKEKVNLGVGIYVDEQGKVPVLDAVRQVEQALARDDQPRSYLPIDGLPAYARATQKLLFGEDAAILDAGRVATAQTIGGSGALRVGADLLKKVLGDKATLAISNPSWGNHHVVFRTAGFQLIDYRYYDDASHGLDFAGMLEDLGKLAPGTVVLLHACCHNPTGVDLDAAQWAQVVALLKERGLLPFVDMAYQGFDRNSADDALAVRLLADSGIPAFVVANSYSKSFSLYGERVGALSFVGADRDEAARLLSNIKTTIRANYSSPATHGGKLVAGVLESAELRALWERELGGMRGRIHTMRAAFVDKLAALGAPDFGFINKQAGMFSYSGLSKAQVDRLREEFAIYALSSGRICVAALNTGNIDYVTRAVAAVCR; from the coding sequence GTGTCCATTTTTGCTTCCGTGGCGATGGCGCCGGGCGACCCCATCCTCGGCCTCACCGAGACCTACAACGCCGATCCGCGCAAGGAGAAGGTGAACCTCGGCGTGGGCATCTACGTGGATGAGCAGGGCAAGGTGCCGGTACTGGACGCGGTGCGCCAGGTGGAACAGGCGCTGGCGCGCGACGACCAGCCGCGCAGCTACCTGCCGATCGATGGCCTGCCCGCGTATGCCCGTGCCACGCAGAAGCTGCTGTTCGGCGAGGATGCGGCCATCCTCGACGCGGGCCGCGTGGCCACTGCGCAGACCATCGGCGGCAGCGGCGCGCTGCGCGTGGGCGCGGACCTTCTCAAGAAGGTGCTGGGCGACAAGGCCACGCTGGCGATCAGCAACCCGAGCTGGGGCAACCACCACGTGGTGTTCCGCACCGCCGGCTTCCAGTTGATCGACTACCGCTACTACGACGACGCCAGCCACGGCCTCGATTTCGCCGGCATGCTGGAAGACCTGGGCAAGCTGGCGCCCGGCACCGTGGTGCTGCTGCACGCCTGCTGCCACAACCCCACCGGCGTGGACCTGGACGCCGCGCAGTGGGCGCAGGTGGTGGCGCTGCTGAAGGAGCGCGGCCTGCTGCCCTTCGTGGACATGGCCTACCAGGGCTTCGACAGGAATTCGGCCGACGACGCCCTCGCGGTGCGCCTGCTGGCCGACTCCGGCATCCCCGCTTTCGTGGTGGCGAACTCGTACTCGAAGTCGTTCTCGCTGTACGGCGAGCGCGTGGGCGCGCTGAGTTTCGTCGGCGCCGACCGCGACGAGGCCGCGCGCCTGCTGTCGAACATCAAGACCACCATCCGCGCCAACTACTCCAGCCCCGCCACGCACGGCGGCAAGTTGGTGGCCGGCGTGCTGGAAAGCGCCGAGCTGCGCGCGCTGTGGGAGCGTGAGCTGGGCGGGATGCGCGGCCGCATCCACACCATGCGCGCAGCCTTCGTGGACAAGCTCGCCGCGCTGGGCGCGCCGGACTTCGGCTTCATCAACAAGCAGGCCGGCATGTTCTCCTACTCGGGCCTGAGCAAGGCGCAGGTGGATCGCCTGCGCGAGGAGTTCGCCATCTACGCGCTCTCCAGCGGGCGCATTTGCGTGGCCGCGCTCAACACCGGCAATATCGACTACGTGACCAGGGCGGTTGCGGCTGTGTGCCGCTGA